ACGGCCACTACAGGAAGCTCGCGCGGCTGCGCCAGGGGGCGGCGGCCGCGCTGGGGCCGGGCGGCCCCCTCGCCGTGCCGCGGCCGGCCTCGGCGACGCTGGAGGCCCGCGGCATCACCGACATCGCCTCGGCCTATCGCTACGCCATCCGCGCCGAAAAGGGCGCCGCGCGCCTCTACGCCACCCTGGCCGACCTGGCGACGTCCCCCCGCGTGCGCCAGACCTTCGAGCTGCTGATGCAGGAGGAACTCAAGCACAGGGCCTGGCTGGAGGCCGACCTGGCGAAGCGCGAGGGCGGCGGGTTCCTCAGGAGACTCTTCCGACGTGCGACGGGTGGCTGACCCGCACGGTCACTTGGACGCTTTGTGCGCGGCCAGGGCGCGGCCCACGGCCTCGGCGGCCTGGGCCGCCACGTCGGCGGCGGCCGCATTCATGGCCTCGACGAACGCCTCGGTGGTGCGGGCCCTGGCCTCGTGACGGGCCACGAGGCGGGTGGCGAGCAACAGGCTGCCGTCCTCGGCGTGCT
The window above is part of the Planctomycetota bacterium genome. Proteins encoded here:
- a CDS encoding ferritin family protein — its product is MSQSWKSVDEALDYAMAAELKAAALYRALEQQAPSAKLKALFARFASEEDGHYRKLARLRQGAAAALGPGGPLAVPRPASATLEARGITDIASAYRYAIRAEKGAARLYATLADLATSPRVRQTFELLMQEELKHRAWLEADLAKREGGGFLRRLFRRATGG